GCAGGGACAGTGTCGCCAGGCCGCCGATCAGGAAGGTGCCGGCGAGCACCGGGGCGACCTTCTGCACACCGCCGTAGTCGGCGATGAGCCGCGAGCCGCGCCGGGAGATCAGGAAGCCGGCGACCAGCATCAGCGCCGCCGTCGAGATGCCGTGGTTCACCATGTAGAGCGTCGCGCCGGACTGGCCCTGGCTGGTCATCGCGAAGATGCCCAGGATGATGAAGCCGAAGTGCGAGATCGACGCGTACGCGACCAGCCGCTTGATGTCCCGCTGGCCCACGGCGAGCAGTGCCCCGTAGATGATGCTGATCACCGCGAGGACGAGAATGACGGGTGTCGCCCACTTGCTCGCCTCCGGGAACAGCTGGAGACAGAAGCGGAGCATCGCGAAGGTGCCCACCTTGTCGACGACCGCCGTGATGAGCACGGCGACCGGGGTGGTCGCCTCACCCATGGCGTTGGGCAGCCAGGTGTGCAGCGGCCACAGGGGCGCCTTCACCGCGAAGGCGAAGAAGAAGCCCAGGAACAGCCAGCGTTCGGTGTTCGTCGCCATGTCGAGCGTGCCGTTGGCGCGGGCCTCCGCGATCTCGGTGAGCGAGAAGTTCCCGGCGACCACGTAGAGGCCGATCACCGCGGCCAGCATGATCAGGCCGCCGACCAGGTTGTACAGCAGGAATTTCACGGCCGCGTACGACCGTTGCGTGGACGCCGCCTCCTCACCGTGCTCATGGGCACGGTCCCCGAAACCGCCGATGAGGAAGTACATCGGGATCAGCATGGCTTCGAAGAAGATGTAGAAGAGGAAGACGTCGGTCGCCTCGAAGGAGAGGATCACCATCGCCTCGACGGCCAGGATCAGGGCGAAGAAGCCCTGCGTCGGCCGCCAGCGCTTGTTGCCCGTCTCGAGCGGGTCGGCGTCGTGCCACCCCGCGAGGATGATGAACGGGATCAGCAGCGCGGTCAGCGCGACGAGCGCGACCCCGATGCCGTCCACGCCCAGCTCGTACCTGACCCCGAAGTCCTTGATCCAGGAGTGGGATTCGGTGAGCTGGTAGCGGCCGCCGTCCGGGTCGAAGCGGATCAGGACGACGATGGCCAGGGCGAGTGTCGCGAGGGAGAACACCAGGGCCAGCGATTTGGCGGCGTTGCGCCGGGCGGCCGGTACGGCGGCCGTGAAGACCGCCCCGATCGCCGGGAGCGCCGCCGTCGCTGTCAGCAAGGGAAAGGACATCGGTATCAGACCGCCCTCATCAGCAGGGTCGCGGCGACGAGGACCGCCGCACCGCCGAACATCGAGACCGCGTACGACCGCACGAAGCCGTTCTGGAGCCGGCGCAGTCGCCCGGAGAGGCCGCCGACCGAGGCCGCCGTCCCGTTGACGACTCCGTCGACCAGGGTGTGGTCGACGTAGACCAGCGAGCGCGTGAGGTGCTCGCCGCCGCGGACCAGGACGACGTGGTTGAAGTCGTCCTGGAGGAGGTCGCGCCGTGCGGCGCGGGTGAGCAGCGACCCGCGCGGGGCGACGACCGGGACCGGGCGACGGCCGTACTGGGCGTAGGCGATCGCCACGCCGATCACCAGCACCACCATCGTGGCGAGGGTGACGGTGAGGGCGCTGACCGGCGAGTCGCCGTGGGAGTGGCCGGTGACAGGCTCCAGCCAGTGCAGGAAGCGGTCTCCGATGCTGAAGAACCCGCCGGCGAAGACCGACCCGAAGGCCAGCACGATCATGGGGATCGTCATGACCTTGGGCGACTCGTGCGGGTGCGGTTCCGCGTGTTCGCCCCGGTCCGCGGCCGCGGGCTCGGCGCTGGGCGCCTCGGGAGAGCGGGTGGGCCGGTTCTTCCAACGCTCCTCGCCGAAGAACGTCATCAGCATCACGCGCGTCATGTAGTACGCGGTGATGGCCGCGCCGAGCAGGGCGCATCCGCCGAGGATCCAGCCCTCGGTGCCGCCCTTGGCGAACGCCGCCTCGATGATCTTGTCCTTGGAGAAGAAGCCGGACAGGCCGGGGAATCCGATGATGGCGAGGTAGCCGAGACCGAAGGTGACGAAGGTGACCGGCATGTACTTGCGCAGGCCGCCGTACTTGCGCATGTCGACCTCGTCGTTCATGCCGTGCATGACCGAACCCGCACCGAGGAACAGCCCGGCCTTGAAGAAGCCGTGCGTCACCAGATGCATGATCGCGAAGACGTAGCCGATGGGACCGAGGCCCGCGGCCAGCACCATGTAGCCGATCTGCGACATCGTCGAGCCGGCCAGCGCCTTCTTGATGTCGTCCTTCGCACAACCGACGATCGCACCGAACAGCAGCGTGACGGCGCCGACGACGGTGACGACGAGCTGTGCGTCGGGCGCTCCGTTGAAGACGGCGGCGGACCGGACGATCAGGTAGACGCCGGCGGTCACCATGGTGGCGGCGTGGATGAGGGCCGAGACGGGGGTCGGGCCCTCCATCGCGTCCCCGAGCCAGGACTGCAGCGGTACCTGGGCGGACTTGCCGCAGGCGGCGAGCAGCAGCATCAGGGCGATGGCGGTGAGCTTGCCCTCCGTCGCGTCACCGGCGATGCCGGGCTCCCCCTCCGCCCCGAGCAGCGGGCCGAAGGCGAAGGTCCCGAAGGTGGTGAACATCAGCATGATGGCGATCGACAGACCCACGTCACCGACGCGGTTGACCAGGAAGGCCTTCTTCGCGGCGGTGGCGGCGCTGGGCTTGTGCTGCCAGAAGCCGATGAGCAGGTAGGACGCGAGACCGACGCCCTCCCAGCCGACGTACAGCAGCAGGTAGTTGTCGGCGAGGACGAGCAGCAGCATCGCCGCCAGGAACAGGTTCAGATAGCCGAAGAAGCGGCGGCGCCGCTCGTCGTGCTCCATGTACCCGATCGAGTACAGGTGGATCAGCGAGCCGACACCCGTGATCAGCAGCACGAAGGTCATCGACAGCTGGTCGAGGCGGAAGGCGACGTCCGCCTGGAAGCCCTCGACCGGGATCCAGGTGTACAGGTGCTGCGTCAGCGTCCGGTGTTCGGCGTCCTTGCTCAGCAGGTCGCTGAAGAGGACCACACCGAACACGAAGGAGACGGACGACAGGAGGGTGCCGACCCAGTGGCCGACAGCGTCGAGCCGACGACCGCCGACCAGAAGGACGGCCGCTCCGAGCAGGGGCGCCGCGATCAGCAGCGCAATCAGGTTCTCCACGATTCTTCCGACCCCTTACAGCTTCATCAGGCTGGCGTCGTCGACCGAGGCCGAGTGGCGGGAACGGAACAGCGACACGATGATCGCGAGTCCGACCACGACCTCCGCGGCGGCGACGACCATCGTGAAGAAGGCGATGATCTGGCCGTCGAGATTGCCGTGCATCCGGGAGAAGGTGACGAACGCGAGGTTGCAGGCGTTGAGCATGAGCTCG
This Streptomyces sp. NBC_00377 DNA region includes the following protein-coding sequences:
- the nuoK gene encoding NADH-quinone oxidoreductase subunit NuoK, giving the protein MNPVNYLYLAALLFTIGATGVLIRRNAIVVFMCIELMLNACNLAFVTFSRMHGNLDGQIIAFFTMVVAAAEVVVGLAIIVSLFRSRHSASVDDASLMKL
- the nuoL gene encoding NADH-quinone oxidoreductase subunit L, whose protein sequence is MENLIALLIAAPLLGAAVLLVGGRRLDAVGHWVGTLLSSVSFVFGVVLFSDLLSKDAEHRTLTQHLYTWIPVEGFQADVAFRLDQLSMTFVLLITGVGSLIHLYSIGYMEHDERRRRFFGYLNLFLAAMLLLVLADNYLLLYVGWEGVGLASYLLIGFWQHKPSAATAAKKAFLVNRVGDVGLSIAIMLMFTTFGTFAFGPLLGAEGEPGIAGDATEGKLTAIALMLLLAACGKSAQVPLQSWLGDAMEGPTPVSALIHAATMVTAGVYLIVRSAAVFNGAPDAQLVVTVVGAVTLLFGAIVGCAKDDIKKALAGSTMSQIGYMVLAAGLGPIGYVFAIMHLVTHGFFKAGLFLGAGSVMHGMNDEVDMRKYGGLRKYMPVTFVTFGLGYLAIIGFPGLSGFFSKDKIIEAAFAKGGTEGWILGGCALLGAAITAYYMTRVMLMTFFGEERWKNRPTRSPEAPSAEPAAADRGEHAEPHPHESPKVMTIPMIVLAFGSVFAGGFFSIGDRFLHWLEPVTGHSHGDSPVSALTVTLATMVVLVIGVAIAYAQYGRRPVPVVAPRGSLLTRAARRDLLQDDFNHVVLVRGGEHLTRSLVYVDHTLVDGVVNGTAASVGGLSGRLRRLQNGFVRSYAVSMFGGAAVLVAATLLMRAV
- a CDS encoding NADH-quinone oxidoreductase subunit M; this translates as MSFPLLTATAALPAIGAVFTAAVPAARRNAAKSLALVFSLATLALAIVVLIRFDPDGGRYQLTESHSWIKDFGVRYELGVDGIGVALVALTALLIPFIILAGWHDADPLETGNKRWRPTQGFFALILAVEAMVILSFEATDVFLFYIFFEAMLIPMYFLIGGFGDRAHEHGEEAASTQRSYAAVKFLLYNLVGGLIMLAAVIGLYVVAGNFSLTEIAEARANGTLDMATNTERWLFLGFFFAFAVKAPLWPLHTWLPNAMGEATTPVAVLITAVVDKVGTFAMLRFCLQLFPEASKWATPVILVLAVISIIYGALLAVGQRDIKRLVAYASISHFGFIILGIFAMTSQGQSGATLYMVNHGISTAALMLVAGFLISRRGSRLIADYGGVQKVAPVLAGTFLIGGLATLSLPGLAPFVSEFLVLVGTFARYPAIGIVATLGIVLAALYTLVLYQRTMTGPVKPEVAAMPDLRARELVVVAPLIVLLIFLGVYPKPVTDIVNPAVKQTLSDVNKKDPQPEVEAAK